One window of Brevibacillus choshinensis genomic DNA carries:
- a CDS encoding M20/M25/M40 family metallo-hydrolase — translation MTIQKVSLVNEERLLRDFLELAKLNGPSGKEQRIADYLVPRLEAMGFSIRFDEAHRQFDGECGNLVAYWEGTDPSVRPMFFSTHMDTVLPTEGLKPEIRDGIIYSDGTTILGADDRAALAAYLEAVQSIQEAGMPCGPIELILTVNEQRGLTGSRHMDYSLIQSKEGYVFDSSGDVGQIILQGPFSSKIYVELNGKSSHIGLNPEEGINAFLIAADVLKQLPLGKISEDTLANIGMIQGGELSSIIPGQVELIGEVRSFTEQGLVDQLNAMKETAERVAQEHGGTANVRFEKKYLGFHVGQETTLGQNAVQAAEDIQVDYYLTRTLGGADTNVLNENGLTCITLGNGFRNIHTFHEHISVQNLINTGIYTVSLIRSWYQTHRNPGAASN, via the coding sequence ATGACAATCCAAAAGGTTTCACTCGTAAATGAAGAACGATTGCTGCGTGACTTTCTGGAGCTAGCCAAGCTAAATGGTCCGAGTGGAAAGGAACAGCGCATCGCGGATTACCTCGTGCCGCGTTTGGAGGCAATGGGTTTTTCCATCCGATTCGATGAAGCGCACAGGCAATTTGATGGGGAATGTGGGAATCTGGTCGCCTACTGGGAAGGGACAGACCCGTCCGTCCGACCCATGTTTTTCTCTACACACATGGACACCGTGCTTCCAACAGAAGGATTAAAGCCGGAAATTCGAGACGGCATCATCTATTCGGATGGTACGACCATTCTCGGAGCAGACGATCGTGCGGCACTCGCTGCTTATCTGGAAGCGGTCCAATCCATCCAGGAAGCTGGCATGCCATGTGGTCCAATCGAGTTGATCCTGACGGTAAACGAACAAAGAGGGCTGACCGGTTCACGGCATATGGATTATTCGCTGATCCAAAGCAAGGAAGGCTATGTATTCGATAGCAGCGGCGATGTCGGACAAATTATTCTGCAAGGTCCTTTCAGCAGCAAAATCTACGTAGAGCTGAACGGAAAGTCTTCCCACATCGGATTGAATCCGGAAGAAGGGATCAACGCTTTCCTCATTGCTGCAGATGTGTTGAAACAGCTCCCGCTCGGGAAAATCAGTGAGGATACGCTCGCCAATATCGGAATGATTCAGGGTGGAGAGTTGTCATCGATTATCCCCGGTCAGGTAGAGCTGATTGGTGAAGTCCGTAGCTTTACAGAACAAGGCTTGGTTGATCAATTAAATGCCATGAAGGAAACAGCAGAGAGAGTAGCGCAAGAACACGGTGGAACAGCGAATGTTCGATTTGAGAAAAAATATTTGGGCTTTCATGTCGGGCAGGAGACGACGTTGGGGCAAAATGCCGTTCAAGCGGCTGAGGATATCCAGGTAGATTACTATCTGACACGGACGTTGGGCGGAGCAGACACGAATGTGTTGAATGAGAATGGATTGACCTGCATTACGCTCGGGAACGGATTTCGGAACATTCACACTTTCCACGAGCACATCAGTGTACAGAATCTGATCAATACAGGGATTTACACAGTCAGCCTGATCCGCAGCTGGTACCAAACTCACCGAAATCCGGGGGCTGCATCTAACTAA
- the hutI gene encoding imidazolonepropionase: MLEQQKQKADLIIANASQVVTCQGDQANSVGLITDGWVAIAGEKIIAVGDRENVLAQVDSSKALVIDATQKVVAPGFVDSHTHAVFGGSRVREYAAKMTVSDPDKLKQMGIQTGVQVSVDMTRQSSLEELFESAQGRLNRMLQAGTTTVEIKTGYGFNTIDELRMLDVNALLHQELEMDVISTFLGAHGWPKDMSKDTYMDIVIEEMIPLVSERKLATFCDVWCEDSHFDAKESARILEAGLKAGLLPKIHTDAYSYIYGSDLAADMKVISADHLNYTPPAMMRKLAEAGVPGVIMPALDFAVKHKKPFDARAMIDSGMTVALATDLCPACWTESMQFVMMLACRLYAMSPAESIRAATIGSAKALGLAHDRGSIEIGKLADLQIWDTPTYENVIYWLGSNVVEQVIKRGKVVVNQTRTPAQLAWH, from the coding sequence GTGCTCGAACAACAAAAACAAAAAGCAGATCTGATCATCGCAAATGCTTCCCAGGTCGTAACGTGCCAGGGGGATCAAGCGAATTCGGTCGGACTCATCACAGATGGTTGGGTGGCAATAGCTGGGGAGAAGATCATTGCTGTAGGAGACCGTGAGAACGTCCTCGCGCAGGTCGATTCAAGCAAAGCTCTTGTCATCGATGCGACCCAGAAAGTAGTGGCGCCCGGTTTTGTCGACAGTCATACGCATGCCGTATTTGGTGGATCGCGAGTGAGAGAGTACGCAGCAAAAATGACAGTGAGTGACCCAGATAAATTAAAGCAGATGGGCATCCAGACAGGCGTGCAGGTATCCGTCGACATGACCAGGCAGTCCAGCTTGGAGGAACTGTTTGAATCTGCGCAGGGACGACTGAATCGAATGCTGCAGGCAGGCACGACGACGGTGGAAATCAAGACTGGATATGGCTTCAACACCATTGATGAGCTGCGAATGCTCGATGTGAATGCGCTCCTTCACCAGGAGCTCGAGATGGATGTAATTAGTACGTTTTTGGGGGCGCATGGTTGGCCGAAAGACATGTCAAAAGACACATACATGGATATCGTCATCGAAGAAATGATTCCACTGGTCAGCGAACGCAAGCTGGCAACATTCTGCGATGTCTGGTGCGAGGACAGCCACTTTGATGCAAAAGAATCCGCGCGTATTTTGGAAGCGGGCCTAAAGGCTGGTTTGCTCCCGAAAATTCATACGGATGCCTACTCTTATATTTACGGTTCAGATCTCGCAGCAGATATGAAAGTGATCTCAGCAGACCACTTGAATTACACGCCTCCTGCAATGATGCGCAAGCTGGCCGAGGCGGGAGTCCCCGGTGTGATCATGCCTGCTCTGGATTTTGCGGTCAAGCACAAAAAGCCGTTTGATGCCCGAGCGATGATTGATTCAGGGATGACAGTAGCGCTGGCCACCGACCTGTGTCCGGCCTGCTGGACGGAATCCATGCAGTTTGTCATGATGCTCGCTTGCCGTCTGTATGCCATGTCACCGGCCGAGTCGATCCGTGCTGCCACGATCGGAAGTGCGAAGGCACTTGGCTTGGCACATGACCGCGGCTCCATCGAAATAGGCAAACTGGCTGATCTGCAAATCTGGGATACGCCTACCTACGAGAATGTCATCTACTGGTTAGGGAGCAACGTCGTCGAGCAAGTCATCAAGCGTGGAAAAGTGGTGGTAAACCAGACCAGGACGCCTGCCCAGCTCGCTTGGCATTAA
- a CDS encoding ABC transporter ATP-binding protein has product MLSVQNVTKRFGGLTAVQGVSLEVNKGEIVGLIGPNGAGKSTFFNILTGIYKPNEGAIVFEGTAIHTQKPFRIAKLGISRTFQNIRLLKEESVLENVKVGMFGQTRSGLWSALLGLELAKKEESMVTEKSMHILELVGLKGFEGESAGSLSYGNQRRVEIARALVSTPKLLLLDEPIAGMNAHEIEEMGQLIRDIRNKNGTTVILIEHNVGMVVGLCDRVAVLDHGEKIADDKPDAIIANPAVIEAYIGKEESAEVSQVAAH; this is encoded by the coding sequence TTGCTTAGTGTGCAAAACGTGACGAAGCGATTCGGAGGACTGACAGCGGTCCAAGGGGTCAGTCTTGAAGTAAACAAGGGAGAAATTGTCGGGCTGATTGGCCCCAATGGAGCGGGGAAATCTACCTTTTTCAATATATTAACCGGAATCTACAAGCCGAATGAAGGCGCCATTGTCTTTGAAGGTACCGCGATTCATACGCAAAAGCCGTTTCGCATTGCCAAGCTGGGGATTTCCCGCACGTTTCAAAACATTCGATTGTTAAAGGAAGAGAGCGTACTCGAAAACGTCAAGGTCGGCATGTTCGGTCAGACTCGATCCGGGTTATGGTCCGCATTGTTAGGGCTCGAGCTAGCGAAAAAGGAAGAGTCCATGGTTACCGAGAAAAGCATGCACATCTTAGAGCTGGTAGGCTTAAAAGGATTCGAGGGGGAATCAGCAGGAAGTCTGTCCTACGGGAATCAACGCAGAGTAGAGATCGCCCGTGCCCTCGTCTCCACTCCCAAGCTACTGCTCTTAGACGAGCCAATAGCGGGAATGAATGCGCATGAAATCGAGGAGATGGGGCAGCTCATTCGCGATATTCGCAACAAGAACGGAACGACCGTCATCCTGATCGAGCATAATGTCGGGATGGTCGTGGGTCTATGCGACCGCGTAGCTGTCCTGGATCATGGGGAGAAGATCGCAGATGATAAACCGGATGCCATCATCGCCAATCCGGCCGTGATCGAAGCGTACATCGGAAAAGAAGAGAGTGCGGAGGTGAGTCAGGTTGCTGCACATTGA
- a CDS encoding branched-chain amino acid ABC transporter permease yields MHVDGILNPYYVDIVVFLFIYILLGLGLNLITGYAGQVSLGHAAFYGIGAYASAILSVKGGLNVWLSILLAIVITFVISALLGLPSLRIREDFLAITTLGLGLIAQSFFKNAEITGGAYGIGSIPAPSLFGVELKNVGYLLLVVIIMLIGIYGVKKMVASRIGRAWMVIREDETVAQAMGINTTYYKVLVFAIGGAYAGTGGALFAHKVSFVSADSFGTTISLTLLSMIVLGGLGSIRGTLFGVSFLYLIPEIFRMFEFDFIDMKNLDVYKMMIYGLLMIFVMRYRPKGIFGNLGKKVNLFPSSQASLKKEGERVA; encoded by the coding sequence ATGCATGTGGATGGAATCTTGAATCCGTATTACGTAGACATCGTGGTTTTTTTGTTTATCTATATTTTACTGGGATTGGGGTTAAACCTGATTACGGGATACGCCGGCCAAGTATCGCTGGGACATGCAGCCTTTTACGGAATTGGGGCCTATGCATCTGCGATCTTGAGCGTCAAAGGTGGATTAAATGTCTGGTTATCCATCCTTCTCGCGATCGTGATTACGTTTGTGATTAGCGCATTGTTAGGCTTACCGAGCTTGCGTATACGGGAAGACTTCCTGGCCATTACGACATTAGGGCTTGGTTTAATCGCGCAGTCATTTTTTAAAAACGCCGAAATTACAGGAGGGGCATACGGCATCGGCTCGATCCCAGCTCCCTCGCTCTTTGGCGTGGAGTTGAAGAATGTCGGGTACCTTCTCCTCGTTGTGATCATCATGTTAATCGGAATCTACGGGGTCAAGAAGATGGTCGCCTCGCGGATTGGGCGGGCATGGATGGTCATTCGGGAAGACGAGACAGTGGCACAGGCGATGGGGATTAACACTACTTACTACAAAGTACTCGTGTTTGCCATCGGTGGAGCCTACGCAGGGACGGGTGGAGCATTATTTGCCCACAAAGTTTCCTTTGTGAGCGCTGATTCGTTTGGTACCACGATTTCATTGACGCTACTCAGCATGATTGTTTTGGGCGGGCTCGGAAGTATTCGCGGGACCCTTTTCGGGGTTAGCTTCCTTTATCTGATTCCGGAGATCTTTCGTATGTTCGAATTCGATTTTATCGACATGAAAAACCTGGATGTTTACAAGATGATGATTTACGGTCTGCTCATGATTTTTGTGATGCGGTATCGTCCAAAAGGGATATTTGGAAATCTCGGAAAAAAGGTCAATTTGTTTCCCTCCAGTCAAGCATCTTTGAAAAAGGAAGGTGAGAGGGTTGCTTAG
- a CDS encoding branched-chain amino acid ABC transporter permease, whose translation MITTMLAQQLLNGIALGFIYILIAVGLTMIYGILKLLHFAHGVIYMVGAFAAMIGIMYLHMHFLVALLFAMVISALAGMAIERFAYRPLRGSHPITTLISGIGISIFLENLFQILFTSDTRPFPQAGIDVTVVQITETISLPNTKLFIIIAGILALGLLYAFLRFTKLGVAIQAAAQDIRAASLMGVNVNRVISATFMLGSALASVGGVLVALTYNSIFPTMGTIPGLKAFCVVVLGGLGSIPGTVVGGLILGIVEALSDGFLSGMVIDKDAISFVILIAILMVRPSGLFGKNIEKV comes from the coding sequence GTGATCACTACTATGCTTGCCCAGCAATTACTCAATGGCATTGCACTCGGGTTTATTTACATTTTGATAGCGGTTGGGTTGACAATGATTTACGGGATCCTCAAGCTACTTCATTTTGCACATGGCGTGATCTATATGGTAGGTGCATTTGCTGCGATGATCGGAATTATGTACCTGCACATGCATTTCCTCGTGGCTTTGTTGTTTGCCATGGTGATATCGGCCTTGGCAGGGATGGCCATCGAACGGTTTGCCTATCGTCCACTCAGGGGATCACATCCCATCACGACGTTGATTAGCGGGATTGGGATTTCGATCTTTTTAGAAAATCTGTTTCAAATCTTGTTTACGTCTGACACGAGACCTTTTCCACAAGCGGGGATAGACGTGACAGTAGTGCAGATCACAGAAACGATTTCGTTGCCCAATACCAAGCTGTTTATTATCATTGCGGGAATTTTGGCTCTCGGCCTTTTGTACGCGTTTCTTCGATTCACTAAACTGGGTGTGGCCATTCAAGCAGCGGCCCAGGATATTCGTGCAGCATCGCTCATGGGGGTCAACGTCAATCGGGTCATCTCTGCCACATTTATGCTCGGCTCAGCGCTGGCTTCCGTTGGGGGCGTATTAGTCGCACTCACCTACAACTCGATTTTCCCGACGATGGGTACGATCCCAGGCTTAAAAGCATTTTGTGTAGTGGTACTCGGAGGATTGGGCTCGATACCGGGAACCGTAGTAGGTGGCTTGATTTTGGGTATCGTGGAAGCGTTAAGTGACGGATTTTTGTCAGGGATGGTCATTGACAAGGACGCCATTTCTTTTGTCATCTTGATCGCCATTCTCATGGTAAGACCTTCCGGATTGTTTGGGAAAAACATCGAGAAAGTGTAG
- a CDS encoding ABC transporter ATP-binding protein: MLHIEDLSVSYGSIHAVRKLSLHVEEGEVVTLIGSNGAGKTTTVNAICGTIPSKGTIRYRGKNMSGIPTHQIVREGIVMVPEGRRVFPKLTVAQNLMMGAYTRKAAQHEIQRDMETIYQLFPRLLERKNQLAGTMSGGEQQMLAIGRAIMSQPQLLILDEPSMGLAPIVVKDIFDTIQKIKQQGITILLIEQNATKALSVADRGYVLENGEISFHDSAENLRSQDRIKKAYLGH; the protein is encoded by the coding sequence TTGCTGCACATTGAAGATTTGAGCGTTTCATACGGAAGCATTCACGCGGTTCGCAAGCTGAGCCTTCACGTGGAAGAGGGAGAAGTCGTGACATTGATTGGCTCAAATGGTGCTGGAAAAACAACGACGGTCAATGCCATCTGCGGCACGATCCCTTCGAAAGGAACGATTCGTTACCGAGGCAAAAATATGAGCGGGATACCTACTCACCAGATTGTACGAGAAGGCATCGTCATGGTACCCGAGGGACGGCGAGTCTTTCCCAAATTGACTGTTGCTCAAAACCTCATGATGGGCGCCTATACGAGAAAAGCCGCGCAGCATGAAATTCAACGAGATATGGAAACGATTTATCAGCTTTTTCCGCGATTGCTGGAGCGTAAAAACCAGCTAGCAGGTACGATGAGTGGTGGCGAGCAGCAAATGCTGGCAATCGGACGAGCAATCATGTCTCAACCACAGCTGCTGATATTGGATGAGCCATCGATGGGATTGGCACCGATTGTAGTAAAAGACATCTTCGACACCATTCAAAAAATCAAGCAGCAAGGCATCACAATCCTGCTCATCGAGCAAAATGCGACGAAGGCATTATCCGTGGCAGATCGAGGGTATGTACTGGAAAATGGGGAAATCAGCTTTCACGATTCAGCAGAAAATTTGCGTTCACAGGATCGAATTAAAAAAGCTTACCTTGGTCACTAA
- a CDS encoding ABC transporter substrate-binding protein, which produces MKKGKMLAAGFLGLALLMTGCGKQSGDTASDGGGETIKIGWYGPLTGYAATDGTNSLNGAQLAIDKFNAAGGMDGKKLKLVAEDDQGKPEEAMKAVQKLINKDQVTAIIDGAYSGSSKTVAAKVQEAKVPMVVSIATHPDVTKGGKYINRVIYTGPVQGEAMAEYAVNDLKMKNIAVLYVEADYGTSIFGAFKSKLEELQGKVVYESAFKFGDKDYSSLLTSVKMTKPDALYIVGYYNEAAAIANQVKEVGLSVPLIGVDGLDTPKYPELATANAEGTILTTSFYLKDTRQVVQDFVADWTGARKDEPGMVASQSYDAALVIIDALKKVGADRERLADAISQTKDLEGTSGKISFAQDHEVVKPVIFVKVKDGKFDFVTAK; this is translated from the coding sequence ATGAAAAAAGGGAAAATGCTCGCGGCAGGCTTCTTAGGACTGGCATTACTGATGACGGGTTGTGGAAAACAATCCGGGGATACCGCTAGCGATGGCGGGGGAGAAACGATCAAAATCGGCTGGTATGGACCACTTACAGGGTACGCGGCTACAGATGGAACGAACAGTCTGAATGGCGCACAGCTCGCGATCGACAAATTCAACGCAGCTGGCGGCATGGACGGTAAGAAACTCAAGCTGGTAGCTGAAGATGATCAAGGCAAGCCAGAGGAAGCGATGAAAGCTGTGCAAAAGCTGATCAATAAAGATCAGGTAACAGCCATCATCGATGGGGCATACAGCGGCTCTTCGAAAACAGTGGCAGCCAAAGTGCAAGAAGCCAAGGTTCCCATGGTCGTTTCAATCGCCACCCACCCAGACGTAACAAAAGGTGGAAAGTACATCAATCGGGTCATCTACACGGGACCAGTCCAAGGGGAAGCCATGGCTGAATATGCCGTCAATGACCTGAAAATGAAAAATATCGCCGTCCTATATGTAGAAGCAGACTACGGCACGTCGATCTTTGGAGCATTCAAGAGCAAGCTGGAAGAGCTGCAAGGCAAAGTCGTTTACGAGAGCGCGTTCAAATTTGGCGACAAGGACTACAGCTCCCTTTTGACCTCCGTGAAGATGACCAAGCCCGATGCTCTATACATTGTCGGTTATTACAATGAGGCGGCTGCGATTGCCAATCAGGTCAAGGAAGTGGGGCTATCAGTACCGCTTATCGGTGTCGATGGATTGGACACCCCCAAATATCCAGAACTGGCAACTGCCAACGCCGAAGGAACCATTCTGACCACTTCATTCTATTTGAAAGACACTCGCCAGGTCGTGCAGGATTTCGTAGCGGATTGGACGGGAGCTCGCAAGGATGAACCGGGAATGGTCGCTTCGCAAAGCTATGATGCGGCACTGGTCATTATCGATGCGCTGAAAAAAGTTGGGGCGGATCGTGAGAGGCTGGCAGACGCTATCAGCCAGACCAAGGATCTGGAGGGGACATCAGGCAAGATCTCCTTTGCCCAGGACCATGAAGTCGTCAAACCCGTGATTTTTGTAAAAGTCAAAGATGGGAAATTTGACTTTGTGACCGCGAAATAA